ACTGCGGCAAGACTACGCTGTTCAACGACTTGACCGGCTCCAACCAGTACGTGGGCAACTGGCCCGGCGTCACAGTGGAAAAGAAGGAGGGCCGGCTGAAGGGACGCAAGGATATCGTCATCCAGGACCTGCCCGGCATTTACTCCCTGTCCCCCTATACACTGGAGGAAGTGGTGGCCCGGAACTATCTGGTGAAGGAGAAGCCCGACGCCATTTTGAACATCGTGGACGGCACCAATATCGAGCGGAACCTGTACCTGACCACCCAGCTGATCGAACTGGGCCTGCCCGTGGTGGTGGCGGTGAACATGATGGACCTGGTCCGCAGAAACGGCGACCAGATCGACGCCAGGAAGCTGAGTGACGCCCTGGGCTGCCAGGTGGTGGAGATCAGCGCCCTGAAGGGCGAGGGCGGCGTGGAGGCTGCGGAGCTGGCTGCCAAGATGGCCCAGCAGAAGCGCGCCGCTGAACTGCCCCACGTGTTCACGGGCAGCGTGGAGCACGCCATCGCCCACATCGAGGAGTCCATCCAGGGTATGGTGGACGACCGATATCTCCGCTGGTACGCGGTGAAGGTCTTTGAGCGGGACGAGAAGGTCCTGGCGGACCTGAACCTGAGCACAGACCTCCGGGCCCACCTGGAGGACCACATCGTGGACTGCGAGAAGGAGCTGGATGACGACGCGGAGAGCATCATCACCAACCAGCGGTATGCGTACATCAACGATCTGGTGACGAAGGCCGTCAAGAAGAAGGGCGAGAAACATCGCCTCTCCACCTCCGACAAGATCGACCAGATCGTCACCAACCGGATCCTGGCCCTGCCCATCTTCGCCGTGGTGATGTTCGCGGTGTATTGGATCGCCATGGGTCCCTTCGGCACCTTCCTGACGGACTGGACCAACGATGTGCTGGGCACTGCCTGGCTGGTGGAGATCCCCCGTGCCGCCCTGGAGGGCTGGGGCGTCAACGAAGTGGTCGTGGGCCTGATCTGCGACGGCGCCCTGGCCGGTGTCGGCGCGGTGCTGGGCTTCGTGCCCCAGATGCTGGTACTGTTCCTGATGCTGGCCATTCTGGAGGACATCGGCTACATGGCGCGAATCGCCTTCATCATGGACCGGATCTTCCGGAAGTTCGGCCTCTCCGGCAAGAGCTTCATCCCCATGCTGGTGGGCACCGGCTGCGGTGTCCCCGGCGTCATGGCCTCTCGGACCATTGAGAACGAGCGGGACCGCCGCATGACGGTCATGACCACCTGCTTCATCCCCTGCGGCGCTAAGATGCCCATCATCGGCCTGATCGCCGGCGCCCTGTTCGGTGGCTCCGGCCTGGTGGCCGCATCCGCTTACTTCATCGGTGTGGCGGCCATCGTCATCTCCGGTATCATCCTGAAAAAGACCAAGATGTTCGCCGGCGACCCGGCGCCCTTCGTCATGGAGCTGCCTGCTTACCACATCCCCTCCGTGGGCAACGTACTGCGGGCCACCTGGGAGCGGGGCTGGTCCTTCATCAAGCGGGCCGGCACGGTGATCCTGGCCTCCTCTATCATCCTGTGGTTCCTCCAGGGCTTCGGTTGGGAGAACGGCGCCTTCGGCCTGGTGGAGGACATGAATAACTCCGTCTTGGCCGCTATCGGCAGTGCCGTGGCCTTCATTTTCGTGCCCCTGGGCTTCGGCAACTGGCGGGCCACTGTGGCCGTGGTCACGGGCCTGATCGCCAAGGAGAACGTAGTGGCCACCTTCGGCGTGCTGTACAACTTCGCTGGGGAGCTCAGTGAGAACGGCGACGAGATTTGGGCTCTGGTGGCACAGGACTACACCGCCATTTCCGCCTACTCCTTTATGATCTTCAACCTGCTGTGCGCCCCCTGTTTCGCGGCCATGGGCGCCATCAAGCGGGAGATGAACAACGCCAAGTGGACCGCCTTTGCCATCGGCTATATGTGCGTGTTCGCCTATGTGGTCTCCCTGATTGTCTATCAGATCGGCGGCCTCATCACCGGCGAGGTCTCCTTCGGCATCGGCACTGTGGTGGCCGTGGTCCTGGTTGTGGGCATTGTGTACCTGCTGTTCCGTAAGAACAAGTACGAGGACGAGCGGCTGACCATCCGCTCGGTGGATGCCGCCGGACGCCGCGCCGCCCTGAAATAAGAAAGGAAGCAGCCAATGAACGCACCCACTATCATCGCGGCCCTCATCGTCCTGGTGGTCTTTGCGGCCATCGTAGGCAAGGGCATCTACAACCGGCGTCACGGAAAGGGCGGCTGCTCCTGCGGCGGCGACTGCGGGGCCTGCGGCGGATGCCACTGCGGAAATACCCGTCATTCCTGACGAGCGGAAGCCCGGCCCCACCGGGCGGAAGGAGGCGTTCCATTTCATGGAACTGAGCCAAGCGCATCTGCGGTATCTGTTGGCCATTGGCGAGCTGTCCCAGGGAAAGGCGGCGGTCAGCTCCACCCAGGTGGCCCGGGTCCTCCAGGTGTCCCGCCCCTCCGTCACCCGGATGCTGGCTGTCCTGGCGGAAAAGGACCTGGTGACCAAGGAACGCTACGGCAAGATCACCCTGACGGAGACGGGGGCGGCCCTGGCCCATCAGCTGCAAGCGGGCCTCCGGGACCTGGAGCGGCGGCTGCCGGCCCTGGGCCTGGACCTGGACCGGGAAGAGACCGCCGCCGTGGCGGGGGCCCTGGCCTCAGTCCTGCCGGAGCACTGTCTCCGAAAGCTCTGCACGACCGAATCCGGCGGGACAATGGGATGTGCCACGCCTTAAAAAAGCAGTCCTGCGGCTTTTGCCGCAGGACTGCCTCTTTTCTTGAGCATAGAACTATAAAAGAGATATGATATATTTTGAGAAGACCCGGGGCCATTGGGCCGCCAGGTCCTTTTGTTTCCGATCCTTTATCTTCACGCTCTATTCCAGTCTCTGTACCGCGGCTCCCAGCACGCCGTCGCCGATGTAGACGCTCAACGTACCATCCAGCTCGCCGCTCCAGATGTGGTCGTAGTTTGGCAGGGCGGTGGTGAGCTTGCCCTGCAGAATCTCCATCTCCGCCGGAGCGCCGCCGTTGGCCACCGCCAGATTGTACCGCGCCGCGCCGTTGTGGGACTGCGTCACCAGCTCGATGAGCTTGCGGATCACCAGGTTCCGGCCCCGGACCTTGGCAATGGACTGGAGCTGCCCGTCGGCGGCGAAGGTGATGAGGGGCTTGATCTGGAGCATGGTGCCCGCCATGGCCGTCACCTTGCCGATGCGGCCGCCTTTCTGTAGATATTCCAGCGTGTCCACGGAGAAAAAGGGGAAGGTGTTCTGGATCAACCAAGGCACCCGGCGCTCTGTCAGCGTCTGCCAGTCCATCCCCTGCCGCAGCTCCTCTGCCAGCTGGAGGATCATCATACCGGTGCCCAGAGACCCGCTGACGGAGTCATACACCCGAATGGTCAGGTCCCTCCGCTCCTCCGCCAGCAGCCGCACCATGTTGTAGGTGCCGGATAGGCCGCCGGAGAGCATCAGGGCGATGACCCCGTCATACCCCGCCGCGGCGATGGCGTCAAAGGCGTCCGAAATGTCCTGAGCGGCGGGCAGGGAGGTCTGAGGCAGCTCTCCGGACCGCAGCCGGGCATAGATGTCGGCGGCGTGGATGTCTACGCCGTCCCGGTACTCTCCGTCTTTGCACAGGATCCGCAGGGGCACGACAAAGACCTGGTTTTCCGCCGCCAGTTGAGGGGAGAGGTCCGCGCAGGAATCCGTGAGCAGGGCGATTTTTTGGGGTGTCATGGTCACATCTCCAAACCTTTCTCTCATGCAGGGCCGGCAGACCTGTCCGCCGGATCGGATGATATGGTGTGCCCATTCCGTCACACCATATCAATATAACCTAGTATATGGAATGCTACCGTAAAAATCAAGAGGAAAATCCCCGTAGGGGAACAGGAAGCCCGTTCCTGTCTACTGGTGAAATTTTGTAGCGAGAGGACTTGCCAAAGGCGGCGGATTTCCGGTATGATAAAACACAGGATCTGAAAGGGAGGAAAGACCGTGCCGCTGGATGT
This DNA window, taken from Dysosmobacter welbionis, encodes the following:
- the feoB gene encoding ferrous iron transport protein B — encoded protein: MDMKIALAGNPNCGKTTLFNDLTGSNQYVGNWPGVTVEKKEGRLKGRKDIVIQDLPGIYSLSPYTLEEVVARNYLVKEKPDAILNIVDGTNIERNLYLTTQLIELGLPVVVAVNMMDLVRRNGDQIDARKLSDALGCQVVEISALKGEGGVEAAELAAKMAQQKRAAELPHVFTGSVEHAIAHIEESIQGMVDDRYLRWYAVKVFERDEKVLADLNLSTDLRAHLEDHIVDCEKELDDDAESIITNQRYAYINDLVTKAVKKKGEKHRLSTSDKIDQIVTNRILALPIFAVVMFAVYWIAMGPFGTFLTDWTNDVLGTAWLVEIPRAALEGWGVNEVVVGLICDGALAGVGAVLGFVPQMLVLFLMLAILEDIGYMARIAFIMDRIFRKFGLSGKSFIPMLVGTGCGVPGVMASRTIENERDRRMTVMTTCFIPCGAKMPIIGLIAGALFGGSGLVAASAYFIGVAAIVISGIILKKTKMFAGDPAPFVMELPAYHIPSVGNVLRATWERGWSFIKRAGTVILASSIILWFLQGFGWENGAFGLVEDMNNSVLAAIGSAVAFIFVPLGFGNWRATVAVVTGLIAKENVVATFGVLYNFAGELSENGDEIWALVAQDYTAISAYSFMIFNLLCAPCFAAMGAIKREMNNAKWTAFAIGYMCVFAYVVSLIVYQIGGLITGEVSFGIGTVVAVVLVVGIVYLLFRKNKYEDERLTIRSVDAAGRRAALK
- a CDS encoding metal-dependent transcriptional regulator — encoded protein: MELSQAHLRYLLAIGELSQGKAAVSSTQVARVLQVSRPSVTRMLAVLAEKDLVTKERYGKITLTETGAALAHQLQAGLRDLERRLPALGLDLDREETAAVAGALASVLPEHCLRKLCTTESGGTMGCATP
- a CDS encoding DegV family protein, which gives rise to MTPQKIALLTDSCADLSPQLAAENQVFVVPLRILCKDGEYRDGVDIHAADIYARLRSGELPQTSLPAAQDISDAFDAIAAAGYDGVIALMLSGGLSGTYNMVRLLAEERRDLTIRVYDSVSGSLGTGMMILQLAEELRQGMDWQTLTERRVPWLIQNTFPFFSVDTLEYLQKGGRIGKVTAMAGTMLQIKPLITFAADGQLQSIAKVRGRNLVIRKLIELVTQSHNGAARYNLAVANGGAPAEMEILQGKLTTALPNYDHIWSGELDGTLSVYIGDGVLGAAVQRLE
- a CDS encoding FeoB-associated Cys-rich membrane protein, encoding MNAPTIIAALIVLVVFAAIVGKGIYNRRHGKGGCSCGGDCGACGGCHCGNTRHS